The following DNA comes from Aulosira sp. FACHB-615.
TTAAGCCACACACCCTTGCACCCTTACACCCAATCTTCATAGACAATCTTGGTGCGTAAGTCCTGAGAGTTTATGTTTGGGAGTACCTTCTGGCGTAAGTCCTAACAGCAAAAAAGAAGGATAAATGTACTTCATCCTTCTTTTGCAAGTAATTATTTAATTTTTAACTTTAGATTGAGTAGTATACCGGAAAGGATTTGGCATCTTTGGGTTTGACGTAAACCCGTTGTTGTGGCTCTAACTCTAATTCGTTGAAGCGATCGCGTGTGAGATGAGCTGTTACTACTTGTCCATCATCTAAAGTTAATTCTACTTGAATTTCCCAACCCAGATGAATTAAGCGGCTGACTTTAGCAGATGCCGTTGCACCATTGGCTTGTTTTTCAATAATGACATCTTGGGGACGTAAAAACACTTCTGGGTGTGGTGCATCAAATCCAGAGCTTTGGAAAATTCTGGAAGTGTTTGGTAAAACATTCACCGGGCCGATAAAACTCATCACAAATGCCGACGCGGGATTATCGTAAATCTCTGCTGGTGTACCTACCTGTTCCACCCGTCCTTTATTCATGACTACGACCTCATCCGACACTTCCATTGCTTCTTCTTGGTCGTGGGTAACAAAAACAGTGGTAACATGAACTTCATCATGGAGGCGGCGTAACCATGCCCGTAAATCTTTCCGCACTTTGGCATCCAGCGCACCAAAGGGTTCATCCAACAATAACACCTCCGGTTCGACTGCCAAGGCTCTCGCTAATGCTACCCGTTGTCTTTGACCACCAGATAACTGTGAAGGATAGCGATCGCCTAATCCACCCAATTGTACTAGCTCTAGTAACTGTTCTACCCGCCCTTGAATTTTCTTAGTTGGGGCTTTGCGAATTTCTAAACCAAAAGCAATATTTTGCCGCACAGTCATGTGCTTGAACAAAGCATAATGCTGAAACACAAACCCAATATTTCGTTCTTGCACACTTTGATAAGTAGCATCTTTTCCAGTCAGAAGGATTTTGCCACTATC
Coding sequences within:
- a CDS encoding TOBE-like domain-containing protein, with product MGIVVENVSKNFGSFKAVDQVDLTVKSGSLVALLGPSGSGKSTLLRLIAGLEMPDSGKILLTGKDATYQSVQERNIGFVFQHYALFKHMTVRQNIAFGLEIRKAPTKKIQGRVEQLLELVQLGGLGDRYPSQLSGGQRQRVALARALAVEPEVLLLDEPFGALDAKVRKDLRAWLRRLHDEVHVTTVFVTHDQEEAMEVSDEVVVMNKGRVEQVGTPAEIYDNPASAFVMSFIGPVNVLPNTSRIFQSSGFDAPHPEVFLRPQDVIIEKQANGATASAKVSRLIHLGWEIQVELTLDDGQVVTAHLTRDRFNELELEPQQRVYVKPKDAKSFPVYYSI